One Prodigiosinella aquatilis DNA window includes the following coding sequences:
- the potG gene encoding putrescine ABC transporter ATP-binding subunit PotG → MNDVIPRPQPKLQKAAIPLLEVRNLTKFYDGQAAVDDVSLTIYKGEIFALLGASGCGKSTLLRMLAGFEHPTQGKIVLDGQDLSLVPPYQRPINMMFQSYALFPHMTVEKNIAFGLKQDKLSRSEIKDRVEEMLTLVHMQEYAGRKPHQLSGGQRQRVALARSLAKRPKLLLLDEPMGALDKKLRDRMQLEVVDILERVGVTCVMVTHDQEEAMTMAGRIAIMNRGKFVQIGEPEEIYEHPNTCFSAEFIGSVNMFEGLLQERRDDALIVQSPGLIHPLKVDSDVSVVDGVPVFIALRPEKIMLCDDAPADGCNFAVGEVVHIAYLGDLSIYHVRLSSGQIISAQLQNTYRYRKGAPTWGDEVHLCWDADSCVVLTV, encoded by the coding sequence GTGAACGATGTAATTCCCCGCCCTCAGCCTAAACTCCAGAAAGCGGCAATACCGTTGCTGGAAGTTCGCAATCTAACCAAGTTCTATGACGGTCAGGCGGCAGTTGATGATGTCAGTCTGACGATTTACAAGGGTGAAATTTTTGCACTATTAGGCGCGTCAGGATGTGGTAAATCTACACTGCTGCGTATGCTGGCTGGTTTTGAGCATCCAACCCAAGGGAAAATCGTTCTGGATGGGCAGGATCTTTCTCTGGTGCCGCCATATCAACGGCCTATCAATATGATGTTTCAGTCCTACGCTCTGTTTCCACATATGACGGTAGAAAAGAATATCGCCTTTGGCCTGAAACAGGACAAGTTATCGCGTTCGGAGATTAAAGATCGCGTGGAAGAGATGCTGACGCTGGTGCATATGCAGGAATATGCCGGGCGTAAACCGCATCAGCTTTCCGGTGGTCAGCGTCAGCGCGTGGCGTTGGCGCGCAGTCTGGCGAAACGGCCAAAACTGCTGTTGCTGGATGAACCGATGGGCGCGTTGGATAAAAAACTTCGTGATCGTATGCAACTGGAAGTGGTGGATATACTGGAGCGGGTGGGCGTGACCTGTGTCATGGTGACACATGACCAGGAAGAAGCGATGACCATGGCGGGTCGAATTGCCATCATGAATCGCGGCAAGTTTGTGCAGATCGGTGAGCCGGAAGAAATATACGAGCACCCGAATACCTGTTTCAGCGCGGAATTTATCGGTTCGGTGAACATGTTTGAAGGGTTGTTGCAAGAACGCCGGGATGATGCACTGATCGTCCAAAGTCCCGGATTGATTCATCCCCTCAAGGTCGATTCCGATGTGTCCGTTGTAGATGGTGTGCCGGTTTTTATTGCCTTGCGCCCGGAAAAAATCATGCTGTGTGACGACGCCCCGGCCGACGGCTGTAATTTCGCGGTGGGCGAGGTGGTACACATTGCCTATTTGGGTGATCTTTCCATTTATCACGTTCGGCTCAGTAGTGGCCAGATTATCAGTGCTCAACTGCAAAATACTTATCGTTATCGCAAAGGTGCGCCGACCTGGGGAGATGAAGTGCATCTCTGTTGGGATGCGGATAGTTGTGTGGTGCTGACGGTATAG